A segment of the Lelliottia amnigena genome:
CGCAGTAGCTTTCAGGTCTCCAGTGAGACCAAAGAACGCTACAACCAGTGCACCAATATTGAGTGCGGGCATACGTTCGTGACACATGAGACGTTTGTCCGTTCTGTATGCCGCCCGCAAAAAATCAGCGCCGCGCCTCCCCATCCGAAAGGAATGCAGGAGCAATTAGCTTACTAACCCGCCAATGGCGGGTTTTGTTTGTGTAACTCAGAAGTCAGGTATCTCGCCGGTTTCAATGAAATGATTAAAACCAGACTCATCAATGATGACAGTCCCTTTCATCCTTGCTGCGTTAACTTTTGATGGTCCCGCATTGTAGCCGCAGCAAAGTATCTGAAGATTTTTTGTGACCGAGTCTCGTACTGTTAACTCATTCTCAGAAGCAACGGCGATCAGACGCTCTTTGTCTGCTTTTTTGAAGCCGGTAAAACAGATATCAAAGGTTTGCTGCTTGAGGGCGGTTTTGCTTTTAGAAACGAGGTGGGAATAGCTATCGGGATTAAAGGTATCGCAAGAGCCGAAAGCCTCTTCAGCAGAACCGTATTCCTTAAGGATGCGATCCAGACGGTAGGTCTTAACTGAGTTGCTCTTGGTACAAACCCCTTGCAGGTGGTGTTCGCTGCGGCTGATATTTATTAGTGAATGGACACCAATTCGCGCATTACCATTGATGTAAACAAAGTGCATTTCTTCCATGTGGCTGCCTCAGAGTTTTCAAGATCATCCCCTTAACGAGCCGCCAAAAATTTCGCTGTCGCCATTCTGTCGCCACGGATGAAGAGGAATGTGTCTAAGTGACTGATTATGAATGGGCAGAATAGCAGGCAACAAAAAACCCATCAACCTTGAACCAAAACGGCGGGGTTGATGGGCTCCACAAATTGGGGGACATCAAAGAAAAGCAGTGGCACTAATTATGACTGCCTCCTTTTGGAAAAGTTCTGCGCATATCTAAAATAATTTTCTCGATGCGCAAACTTGAGAGTTATCCGAGTCCCGGCCAGATGATGATGATCAGCGTACCCGCCAGCGTCAACAGCACGTTAGCAATGGCGTATGTGCCCGCGTAGCCCAGGGCCGGGATGTTACTGCGTGCAGTATCGCTGATGATTTCCATCGCGGGCGCACAGGTGCGGGCACCCATCATCGCGCCAAATAACATGGCGCGGTTCATGCGCAGAACGTAAGCGCCGAACAGGAAACAGATCACCACCGGCAGCAGGCTGACAATCAAACCGGCGACCAACATCTGCCAGCCGACGGCACCCAGACTGTGTCCAATACCGCTGCCCGCGCTCAAACCCACGCCCGCCATAAAGACCATCAGGCCAAACTCTTTCACCATATTCAGCGCGCCCTGCGGGATATAGCCGAAGGTTGGGTGGTTAGCACGCAGGAAGCCCAGCATAATTCCGGCGAATAAGAGCCCGGCGGCGTTGCCAACGCCAAAGCTGAAGTTGCTGAACTGGAACGTGATCATCCCAATCATCAGGCCGACAATAAAGAAGGCGCAGAAAGCCAGCAGATCGGTCACCTGGCTGTGGATGGAGATAAAGCCGATACGGTCGGCAACGGTTTTCACGCGGCGTGCGTCGCCGCTTACCTGGAGCACGTCGCCCTTGTTGAGAACGACATTGTCGTCGATCGGCATTTCAATCTGGCTGCGGATCACGCGGTTTAAGAAGCAACCGTGATCGGTCAGCTTAAGTTGCGCCAGGCGGCGGCCCACGGCGTTGTGGTTTTTGACCACAATCTCTTCGGTAACGATGCGCATGTCGAGCAGATCGCGGTCAAACACCTCTTTGCCGTTACGGAAGCTGGGATCGAGACGGGCATGCGCATCGGGATAACCTACCAGCGCGATATCGTCGCCCATCTGCAACACCGCGTCGCCATCCGGGTTCGCCAGAATGCCGTTGCGGCGAATGCGTTCGATGTAACAGCCGGTCTGGCGATAGATCCCCAGCTCACGCAAATTTTTACCGTCAGCCCAGGCTACCAGCTCCGGCCCCACGCGATAGGCGCGGATCACCGGTAAGTAGACTTTGCGTTTAGTGTCAGTGTCCAGGCCGCGTTCACGGGCGATTTGCTGGGCGCTGGTTTGCAAATCCTGGTGCTGTAATTTTGGCAAATAGCGTGCGGCGACAATCAGACTGACCAGACCGATCAGATAGGTAAGGGCATAACCCAAACTCAGATGATCGAGCGCAACGGAAAGTTGGCTCCCTTCCATCCCCGAGTGGCGCAACGTGTCGCCAGCGCCGACGAGAACGGGCGTCGAGGTCATCGATCCTGCCAGCATGCCTGCAGTTAACCCGATATCCCAGCCAAACAGTTTGCCCAACCCTAACGCGATAATCAGTGCGCTACCGACCATCACCAGCGCCAGCATCAGATAATTTTTGCCGTCGCGAAAGAAAATTGAAAAAAAGTTCGGGCCCGCTTCCACGCCTACGCAAAAAATAAACAGCATAAATCCAAGGTTTAGCGCGTCGGTGTTAATGCTGAAATGTTGTTGGCCTAATAATAATGAGACGACTAAAACGCCAATGGAATTACCGAGTTGAACTGAACCCAGGCGTAATTTGCCCAGGCACAGGCCTAATGCCAGTACAACAAATAATAACAGGATGTAATTCCCGTTTAACAAATCTGCGACGTTTATATTCACGAAGGCTAACTTCTTGTTTACCGTTAAGCTGTTGAAAGAAAGGGTTATTTAGGCTACTGTTTTGTTCCATGCGCGAGCAGAAAAATACACTTTTCACACACTAAGAATATATCCGAAGAACAATAACTGGCCGATAGTCTAATCGCATTGGATATTCAGAGCCAGTAAAGATCGCATATCACCTATGGGCTTTGGCAAGGAGTGCCACGTTGCTTTATCTGACTGGGCGTCCGCTGGACGAATGTGTATTCGATAGAGATGAAGTCAGGAGGATTTTTGAACATAAAACGGAACTGGGCGGGGGTCGCCTGCTGTTTCTTGTTGTTTACCGTGGTTTGCCTGGTATTAGCGAATGTGAAGGGCGCGTTTCGGTCATCAGGTCATCCTGAGCTGGGGTTACTGTTTTTCATTCTCCCAGGGATAGTGGCCAGTTTTCTGACGCGCGGTGAAGCGGTATTTAAGTCGTTGATTGGTGCGGTTCTGGCGGCACCGCTATGCCTGGTGGTGATGCGTTGGGTGTTTGTACCGTCGCGTTCGCTGTGGCAGGAACTGGCGTGGCTGATGAGCGGGATATTCTGGTGTGCGCTGGGCGCGCTGTGCTTTCTCTTTGCGCGCAGTCTGATCCGACGTCTGCGTCACAAATAAAAACGCCCTCCCAGAGAGGGCGCTTCACACATTACTGGGCAGCAAAAAGACCCAGATTCTCTTTCGCATAGGCTTCGAAATCAGTGAAACCACCAATGTGCGTCTGATCGAGGAAAATCTGCGGCACGGTTTCAACCGGTTTACCCACGGTTTTTTCGAGGTCAGATTTGCTGATGCCTTCCGCGTGGATATCAACGTAGCGGAAGTTAAAGTCATCACGCTCAGCGGTCAGTTTTTCTGCCAGTTCTTTAGCGCGCACGCAGTAAGGGCAACCTGGACGTCCAAAAATCACTGCAAACATATCTCTCTCCTAAAACGTAAGCCCGACGGCGAATGACGCTTATAGTGCACGATAACCTGCCCTCATGAAAAGCAGGTTTCACCTGTCGCTTTGATATCTTTAGGCTATATTTCGCCAATTACACGTTCGCCATCTTTGCCTATACTGGCTGGAAACCGCGTAAAGAGAGAGAAAAGAGAGACCCATGACCCCGACGATTGATGTGATCCGTTCCCACCGTTCTATCCGCCATTACACCGACCAACCGATTACGGATGCCCAGCGGGAAGCGATTATCGCGAGCGCGCAGGGAACCTCCAGCTCCAGCTTTTTACAGTGCACGTCGATTATCCGCATTACCGATCCCTCGATGCGTGAGCAACTGGTGACGCTGACCGGCGGGCAGAAGCATGTCGGGCAAGCGGCTGAGTTTTGGGTATTCTGCGCCGATTTTAATCGTCATCTGCAAATTTGTCCCGATGCGCAACTGGGGCTGGCGGAACAGCTGCTGCTGGGCGTGGTGGATACCGCAATGATGGCGCAAAATGCGTTAACAGCCGCGGAATCGCTGGGTTTGGGTGGCGTGTATATCGGTGGCATTCGCAATAACATTGAAAGTGTGACGGAACTGCTGCAACTGCCAAAACACGTTTTACCGCTGTTTGGCCTGTGCCTTGGCTGGCCCGCTGATAACCCGGACGTGAAACCGCGTATTCCTGCTGCGATGCTGATGCATGAAAATCACTATCAGCCCGTGGATGCTGACGTGCTGGCGCAGTACGACGAAGACCTGGCCAACTATTATCTGACGCGCGACAGCAATAATCGTCGCGACACCTGGAGTGACCATATTCGTCGCACCATTATTAAAGAAAACCGTCCGTTTATTCTCGACTATTTACATAAACAGGGCTGGGCCGTGCGATAGCACATTTATCCTGCGCCCTGCTGCGTATATGATACGCAGGCTCTTATTGAGTTTTTAGAGAGGTGCAGGGTGAAAATTGCCATTTTGTCCCGGGATGGAACGCTCTATTCTTGTAAGCGCCTGCTTGATGCGGCGAATAAGCGTGGCCATTCGGTTGAGATCCTCGATCCGCTGTCGTGCTATATGAACATCAGCCCGGCAGCGTCTTCAATCCATTATAAAGGTCGCCAGTTACCGCACTTCGATGCGGTGATCCCGCGCATCGGTTCGCAAATGACCTTCTATGGCACCGCCGCGTTGCGTCAGTTCGAGATGCTCGGCAGTTATCCCCTGAATGAATCTGTTGCCATTACCCGCGCGCGCGATAAATTGCGTTCCCTGCAGTTACTCGCCCGACAGGGCATCGATTTACCGATGACCGGCATTGCCCATTCGCCCGACGACACCAGCGATTTAATTGCAATGGTGGGCGGCGCACCGCTGGTGGTGAAGCTGGTGGAGGGCACCCAGGGCATTGGAGTGGTGCTGGCCGAAACGCGTCAGGCAGCCGAGAGCGTGATTGACGCGTTTCGCGGCCTGAATGCGCATATTCTGGTGCAGGAATATATCGAAGAGGCGAAAGGGCGCGATATTCGCTGTCTGGTCGTCGGCAATGAGGTGGTGGCGGCGATTGAACGCCAGGCGAAAGACGGGGATTTCCGCTCTAATTTGCACCGTGGCGGCGTGGCGCGTATCGCGAACATCACCGAGCGCGAACGTGAAATCGCCATTACAGCGGCGCAAACCCTTGGACTGGATATTGCGGGCGTGGATATTTTGCGCGCTAACCGGGGGCCGCTGGTGATGGAGGTTAATGCCTCGCCAGGCCTTGAAGGGATAGAGAAAACCACGGGCGTCGATATTGCGGGTAAAATGATCTCATGGATTGAGCGCCACGCCACGCCGGGCTATTGCCTGAAAACGGGTGGTTAGGAACACGCTTTTTGCGTACTCTAAGCAAAGTTTTTTATTACGAGGCTGCACTCTATGGATTTACAGGTCGTTCCAACTCTGGATACGTTACGTCACTGGCTCGACGATGCTGGCATCACTTACTTTGAGTGTGATTCCTGTCAGGCGTTGCACCTGCCGCACATGCAAAATTTCGACGGCATTTTTGACGCCAAAATCGACCTGATTAACGACGTAATTCTTTTCTCGGCGCTGGCCGAAGTAAAACCGTCGGCACTGCTGGCCCTGGCCTCTGATTTATCGGCAATCAATGCCGGTTCTTTGACCGTGAAAGCATTTCTCGATATTCAGGATGATAATCTGCCAAAATTGGTGGTTTGCCAGTCTTTATGCGCCGGTGCGGGGTTGTCATTTCAGCAGTTTGCCTGGTTTATGCGCCAGAGCGAAGAGCAAATCTCGATGGTGATGTTAGAGGCCAGCGCGCACCACCTGCTCTTTATGGCTGAAGATGAAGAGGTCGAGAATAACGATTCACGCGACGCGTTTCTGCACTAAAACGCGCTGACACTCTCGCAGTCGCTACCGCAGCGGCTGCATAACACCCTCTAATCTGCTGCTATTAACCTCCCTTTAAAGAATATTTCACCTGTCTGCGGGCCTGTTCGGCTTATCACATAGACCCTTTCTGCGTAAAAAATTGATAAAAACCGCTTTTTAATCTGGGCTATAGCCTGGGGCACAGGCTACAGTTA
Coding sequences within it:
- the rimK gene encoding ribosomal protein S6 modification protein, whose amino-acid sequence is MKIAILSRDGTLYSCKRLLDAANKRGHSVEILDPLSCYMNISPAASSIHYKGRQLPHFDAVIPRIGSQMTFYGTAALRQFEMLGSYPLNESVAITRARDKLRSLQLLARQGIDLPMTGIAHSPDDTSDLIAMVGGAPLVVKLVEGTQGIGVVLAETRQAAESVIDAFRGLNAHILVQEYIEEAKGRDIRCLVVGNEVVAAIERQAKDGDFRSNLHRGGVARIANITEREREIAITAAQTLGLDIAGVDILRANRGPLVMEVNASPGLEGIEKTTGVDIAGKMISWIERHATPGYCLKTGG
- a CDS encoding BRCT domain-containing protein, whose amino-acid sequence is MEEMHFVYINGNARIGVHSLINISRSEHHLQGVCTKSNSVKTYRLDRILKEYGSAEEAFGSCDTFNPDSYSHLVSKSKTALKQQTFDICFTGFKKADKERLIAVASENELTVRDSVTKNLQILCCGYNAGPSKVNAARMKGTVIIDESGFNHFIETGEIPDF
- the ybjM gene encoding inner membrane protein produces the protein MNIKRNWAGVACCFLLFTVVCLVLANVKGAFRSSGHPELGLLFFILPGIVASFLTRGEAVFKSLIGAVLAAPLCLVVMRWVFVPSRSLWQELAWLMSGIFWCALGALCFLFARSLIRRLRHK
- a CDS encoding phage transcriptional activator, Ogr/delta, whose product is MMNCPMCGQAAHTRSSFQVSSETKERYNQCTNIECGHTFVTHETFVRSVCRPQKISAAPPHPKGMQEQLAY
- the nfsA gene encoding nitroreductase A — protein: MTPTIDVIRSHRSIRHYTDQPITDAQREAIIASAQGTSSSSFLQCTSIIRITDPSMREQLVTLTGGQKHVGQAAEFWVFCADFNRHLQICPDAQLGLAEQLLLGVVDTAMMAQNALTAAESLGLGGVYIGGIRNNIESVTELLQLPKHVLPLFGLCLGWPADNPDVKPRIPAAMLMHENHYQPVDADVLAQYDEDLANYYLTRDSNNRRDTWSDHIRRTIIKENRPFILDYLHKQGWAVR
- the grxA gene encoding glutaredoxin, with protein sequence MFAVIFGRPGCPYCVRAKELAEKLTAERDDFNFRYVDIHAEGISKSDLEKTVGKPVETVPQIFLDQTHIGGFTDFEAYAKENLGLFAAQ
- a CDS encoding putative transporter, translated to MNINVADLLNGNYILLLFVVLALGLCLGKLRLGSVQLGNSIGVLVVSLLLGQQHFSINTDALNLGFMLFIFCVGVEAGPNFFSIFFRDGKNYLMLALVMVGSALIIALGLGKLFGWDIGLTAGMLAGSMTSTPVLVGAGDTLRHSGMEGSQLSVALDHLSLGYALTYLIGLVSLIVAARYLPKLQHQDLQTSAQQIARERGLDTDTKRKVYLPVIRAYRVGPELVAWADGKNLRELGIYRQTGCYIERIRRNGILANPDGDAVLQMGDDIALVGYPDAHARLDPSFRNGKEVFDRDLLDMRIVTEEIVVKNHNAVGRRLAQLKLTDHGCFLNRVIRSQIEMPIDDNVVLNKGDVLQVSGDARRVKTVADRIGFISIHSQVTDLLAFCAFFIVGLMIGMITFQFSNFSFGVGNAAGLLFAGIMLGFLRANHPTFGYIPQGALNMVKEFGLMVFMAGVGLSAGSGIGHSLGAVGWQMLVAGLIVSLLPVVICFLFGAYVLRMNRAMLFGAMMGARTCAPAMEIISDTARSNIPALGYAGTYAIANVLLTLAGTLIIIIWPGLG
- a CDS encoding sensory transduction regulator, which produces MDLQVVPTLDTLRHWLDDAGITYFECDSCQALHLPHMQNFDGIFDAKIDLINDVILFSALAEVKPSALLALASDLSAINAGSLTVKAFLDIQDDNLPKLVVCQSLCAGAGLSFQQFAWFMRQSEEQISMVMLEASAHHLLFMAEDEEVENNDSRDAFLH